A part of Candidatus Deferrimicrobium borealis genomic DNA contains:
- a CDS encoding GGDEF domain-containing protein, whose translation MMTFVGSYPLQVTEVTLLFLAVALIIEYVIRRREVSRDLSKNRQKQQQLATLSAELKNLKKGMARKSEIGEQLPRITKKMTEKLPSDAYPAIAVRSVKDFFHAGKVGYFAPVEGSSVYTLVVGAGFPPDWPSKVRIHSGEGILGMALQKKTVVSKMDPHSSSGRRPSRPALEDFMELSPDLVAPVFGVSGTVGALVIAGCPFPLEEERINMSMLADLLSMALQNATHLDPSKDGKWVDQLTGVANRLYFQQRFENEIRRTENYRQALALFMFDIDEFKKINDTHGHFAGDVVIKKMAELVKRNTRSSDLVGRYGGDEFIVLITSTTEDQAASFAEHLREKISTTDIAIPGTEVPIRITISGGLAIFPTHGQSTVELFRAADDALYASKNKGRNRILLATSVGLDGGIAKGADADRETQVTTDNSVATRSDAVEIPLGELGGNLNL comes from the coding sequence ATGATGACATTCGTGGGCTCCTACCCTCTCCAAGTCACTGAGGTGACACTGCTCTTTCTCGCTGTTGCTTTGATCATCGAATACGTGATCCGCAGGCGAGAGGTGAGCAGGGATTTATCGAAAAACCGCCAGAAACAGCAACAGCTTGCGACGTTATCTGCGGAGCTGAAAAACCTGAAAAAAGGGATGGCCCGCAAGAGCGAGATCGGCGAACAGCTTCCACGGATCACCAAGAAGATGACGGAGAAACTACCCTCGGACGCATACCCCGCCATCGCAGTTCGCTCTGTAAAGGATTTCTTCCACGCCGGAAAAGTCGGATACTTCGCCCCGGTAGAGGGTTCCTCTGTTTACACGCTTGTTGTCGGAGCAGGGTTCCCGCCCGATTGGCCAAGCAAGGTACGGATCCACTCTGGCGAGGGAATCCTGGGCATGGCGCTCCAGAAGAAAACGGTCGTCTCGAAGATGGACCCGCATTCTTCTTCCGGCCGGAGACCTTCCCGTCCTGCTCTCGAAGATTTTATGGAGTTATCCCCCGACCTCGTCGCGCCTGTGTTCGGGGTTTCCGGCACGGTTGGGGCCCTCGTGATCGCGGGTTGCCCCTTCCCGCTGGAAGAGGAACGGATCAACATGTCGATGCTGGCGGATCTCCTGTCCATGGCGCTGCAGAACGCCACACACCTCGATCCGAGCAAGGACGGGAAGTGGGTGGATCAACTCACCGGGGTGGCGAACCGGCTCTATTTCCAGCAACGGTTCGAAAACGAGATCCGGCGCACGGAGAACTATCGGCAGGCCCTGGCGCTCTTCATGTTCGACATCGACGAGTTCAAGAAAATCAACGACACGCACGGCCATTTTGCCGGTGACGTCGTCATCAAGAAAATGGCCGAACTCGTCAAGAGGAACACCCGCAGCTCCGACCTCGTAGGCCGTTATGGCGGTGACGAATTCATTGTGCTGATCACGTCGACGACCGAGGACCAGGCGGCATCCTTCGCGGAACATCTGCGGGAAAAGATATCCACGACCGATATCGCGATCCCCGGGACCGAGGTCCCGATTCGGATCACCATCAGCGGTGGGCTCGCGATCTTCCCGACCCACGGGCAGTCCACCGTCGAACTGTTCCGGGCGGCCGACGATGCCCTGTATGCATCGAAGAATAAGGGAAGGAACCGGATCCTGCTTGCAACATCCGTCGGGCTGGACGGCGGAATCGCAAAGGGCGCGGACGCAGATCGGGAAACTCAGGTAACGACGGACAATTCTGTCGCCACAAGATCGGATGCTGTCGAAATTCCCCTCGGGGAACTTGGTGGGAACCTGAACCTTTGA
- a CDS encoding methyltransferase domain-containing protein, with amino-acid sequence MSPTEKEHPSAFDALAEAFDTWFAKNANVFESELLAEKHFLTDPENTVSIGCGTGLFEERHGIPCGVEPAEGMARLARRRGIDVKIGSAEDVPYGDEQFNGVLLGTILSYVKDRPKAVAEAYRILKHGGHVVVSFLPGEGSYAMLYDLAAVKGKYNPEISPEHPYPIEFIEEGTWCSTREVTELLERAGFVDMEYVQTLTRHPKYSNDSVEEPIEGYDKGDYIVVRGRKP; translated from the coding sequence ATGAGTCCGACGGAAAAGGAACACCCCTCGGCGTTCGACGCCTTGGCGGAGGCGTTCGACACCTGGTTCGCGAAGAACGCGAACGTGTTCGAATCGGAACTGCTGGCCGAGAAACATTTCCTCACAGACCCCGAAAACACCGTGAGCATCGGTTGCGGAACCGGGCTGTTCGAGGAAAGACACGGCATCCCCTGCGGCGTGGAGCCCGCGGAAGGGATGGCCCGGCTGGCGAGACGGCGGGGAATCGACGTGAAGATCGGATCGGCGGAAGACGTCCCTTACGGAGACGAGCAATTCAACGGCGTGCTGCTGGGCACGATCCTGAGTTACGTGAAGGACCGCCCGAAAGCCGTCGCCGAAGCGTACCGGATACTGAAACACGGCGGTCACGTCGTCGTGTCGTTCCTGCCGGGAGAAGGTTCGTACGCCATGCTGTACGATCTGGCGGCAGTGAAAGGGAAGTACAACCCGGAAATCTCGCCGGAACATCCCTACCCGATCGAATTCATCGAGGAGGGAACCTGGTGCTCTACCCGGGAGGTCACCGAACTGCTGGAGAGGGCCGGATTCGTCGACATGGAATACGTGCAGACGTTGACGAGGCACCCGAAGTATTCCAACGACTCGGTGGAAGAGCCGATCGAGGGGTACGACAAGGGGGATTACATCGTCGTCCGGGGCAGGAAGCCGTGA
- a CDS encoding alpha/beta hydrolase, with product MARIPDPAAKTIVLVHGGFVDGSGWEEVYQILKKDGFTVSIVQNPTVSLEDDVAVTKRNLSTQSGPVILVGHSYGGAVITEAGNDPRVTGLVYIAAFAPDKGESIASLIKDPPPGASVPPILPPQDGYLFLDKAKFSASFAADVDAEKAAFMADSQVPWGVAALSGTISEPAWKTKPSWYLVATEDKMIPPPAQRFMSKRAGSTVVEVAGSHAIYMSQPIAVAMFIKDAAKAVTKRAA from the coding sequence ATGGCGAGAATACCTGATCCGGCCGCAAAGACGATAGTTCTCGTCCATGGCGGCTTTGTGGATGGCTCCGGTTGGGAGGAGGTCTATCAGATCCTCAAGAAGGATGGTTTCACCGTAAGCATAGTTCAGAATCCAACCGTATCGCTAGAGGACGATGTTGCGGTAACCAAACGCAATCTTTCCACGCAGAGCGGTCCCGTGATTCTCGTTGGCCACTCCTACGGCGGAGCAGTAATCACCGAAGCAGGCAACGATCCAAGGGTTACAGGGCTTGTCTATATCGCCGCCTTCGCCCCGGACAAGGGCGAGTCAATCGCCTCACTGATCAAAGACCCCCCGCCGGGCGCATCCGTGCCGCCGATACTGCCGCCGCAAGACGGCTATCTATTCCTCGACAAGGCAAAGTTCTCCGCATCCTTCGCTGCCGACGTGGACGCGGAAAAAGCCGCATTCATGGCTGACTCTCAAGTCCCGTGGGGCGTCGCAGCCCTCAGTGGCACGATCAGCGAGCCGGCATGGAAGACCAAGCCAAGTTGGTATTTGGTCGCCACCGAGGACAAGATGATTCCACCGCCGGCCCAGCGCTTTATGTCCAAGCGTGCAGGTTCGACAGTCGTTGAGGTCGCGGGTAGCCACGCGATCTATATGTCGCAGCCAATTGCCGTTGCAATGTTCATTAAAGACGCAGCCAAAGCAGTGACCAAACGGGCCGCCTAG
- a CDS encoding MaoC family dehydratase: MGDSAEFTKVFSEEDVLLFAGITGDRNPVHTSKEFAEKTRFKKRIAHGLLTAGTISAAIGMKLPGPGCLYLSQTLEFKAPVFPGDEITARVEIVEVVSEKRLRMKTQCFNQDKVLVIDGEAIIVPPRQRGEAVRTTKSEKEGRQE, encoded by the coding sequence GTGGGAGATTCGGCAGAGTTCACGAAGGTCTTCTCCGAGGAGGACGTCCTCCTGTTCGCCGGGATCACGGGGGACCGCAATCCCGTCCACACCTCGAAGGAGTTCGCAGAGAAGACGCGCTTCAAGAAGCGGATCGCGCACGGCCTCCTCACGGCGGGGACGATCTCGGCGGCGATCGGGATGAAGCTCCCGGGGCCGGGGTGCCTCTACCTCTCGCAGACCCTCGAGTTCAAGGCGCCCGTCTTCCCGGGCGACGAGATCACTGCGCGCGTGGAGATCGTGGAGGTGGTCTCGGAGAAGCGACTTCGCATGAAAACGCAGTGCTTCAACCAGGACAAGGTCCTGGTGATCGACGGCGAGGCGATCATCGTCCCCCCCAGGCAGCGGGGGGAAGCGGTTCGTACCACCAAATCGGAGAAGGAAGGGAGACAGGAATGA
- a CDS encoding FAD-binding oxidoreductase, translating into MTTVSIERSDGDSVMLDSSAIESLKAELRGPLLFPGDDGYDTARTVWNAMIDRRPALAVHCAGVNDIKRAVDFARAHGLLTSVKGGGHNIAGNAVCEGGLLIDLSGMRSVRVDPEARVAHVEPGATLGDFDSEAQAFGLATPLGINSTTGVAGLTLGGGFGWFSRKHGMTIDNLLAVDVITADGRFVRANGRENADLFWALRGGGGNFGIVTRFEFQLHRLGPRRLTGLVVYP; encoded by the coding sequence ATGACGACAGTGAGCATCGAGCGTAGCGACGGGGACTCCGTGATGCTGGACAGTTCCGCCATCGAGAGCCTGAAAGCCGAGCTGCGCGGGCCATTGCTTTTCCCGGGAGACGACGGCTACGACACGGCACGCACCGTGTGGAACGCCATGATCGACCGGCGGCCCGCCTTGGCAGTCCATTGCGCGGGAGTGAATGACATCAAGCGTGCGGTCGACTTTGCCCGCGCCCATGGTCTGCTGACCTCCGTCAAGGGAGGAGGGCATAATATCGCCGGCAACGCCGTGTGCGAAGGGGGACTGCTGATCGACCTTTCCGGTATGCGCTCGGTCCGCGTCGATCCGGAGGCACGTGTTGCACATGTTGAGCCCGGAGCGACCCTCGGGGATTTCGATTCCGAGGCGCAGGCCTTTGGACTTGCTACGCCGCTTGGCATCAACTCCACGACTGGTGTTGCCGGTCTCACGCTCGGCGGGGGTTTCGGGTGGTTCTCGCGCAAACACGGCATGACGATTGATAATCTTCTGGCAGTGGACGTAATCACCGCCGACGGACGTTTTGTGAGGGCAAACGGGCGAGAGAACGCCGATCTGTTCTGGGCCCTGCGGGGAGGAGGCGGGAATTTCGGTATCGTCACGCGATTCGAATTCCAACTTCACCGTTTGGGCCCCCGGCGTCTGACCGGCCTGGTCGTGTATCCCTGA
- a CDS encoding VOC family protein, with the protein MLDFNSILVFSKDPKKLADFYRQVFQKDPDWTEGGYYGFMTGKGIIAFGPHDKVQGRNTNPERIMFNFETKNVKGEFERIKKLGATVVAEPYGPAEDPKGMIATFADPDNNYFQLVTPWEIK; encoded by the coding sequence ATGTTGGATTTCAATTCAATCCTGGTTTTTTCCAAGGATCCCAAAAAACTCGCGGATTTTTACAGGCAGGTTTTTCAGAAAGATCCCGACTGGACAGAAGGCGGTTACTACGGATTCATGACCGGCAAGGGAATCATCGCTTTTGGCCCGCATGACAAAGTCCAAGGCAGGAACACGAACCCCGAAAGGATAATGTTCAATTTTGAGACGAAAAATGTAAAAGGAGAATTCGAAAGAATCAAAAAGCTCGGGGCAACGGTAGTCGCGGAGCCTTACGGTCCCGCGGAAGATCCGAAAGGGATGATCGCGACCTTCGCCGATCCGGACAATAATTATTTCCAGCTCGTGACGCCCTGGGAGATTAAATAA
- a CDS encoding ABC transporter substrate-binding protein: MRKTAIAVTMLLVLASAASAADTIKVGGMYPLSGRAEGLGRECKLGAEQAVEEINAKGGVLGKKFELLSADDKANVQESVNLSKRYIQKDGVDFLFGVVSSAGALAVAEVAKQEKVVTMITIGSTDGVTKDKWNRYTFRSGMGNSQEANSLALYTAKKQPKLTKFYNIGPDYEYGRTMWALFQAKTKELNPKAEFIGEQWPKLATPDYTSYINAILQAKPDAVFCSLWGGDLVAFFKQAKPYGLFDKMKWVIATGADVALARAMGKEMPTGIIADQRYYFHWPNSPKNQEFVKAYLAKNNEYPSAWAAQGYDGIYFLAEAIKKAGSLDKEKVIAALEGLTIDAPRGKATLRKEDHQLYADYMVGEIGWDKNYPITIVTNTEVFPADKVIYSLAEWKKAQESNK; this comes from the coding sequence ATGAGGAAGACGGCCATTGCGGTAACGATGCTGTTGGTGCTGGCGTCCGCGGCGTCCGCGGCGGACACGATCAAGGTGGGGGGGATGTACCCGTTGTCGGGACGCGCGGAGGGGCTTGGCCGGGAGTGCAAGCTGGGCGCCGAGCAGGCGGTCGAGGAGATCAACGCGAAGGGCGGCGTCCTCGGGAAGAAGTTCGAGCTGCTCTCCGCCGACGACAAGGCGAACGTCCAGGAATCGGTGAACCTGTCGAAGCGGTACATCCAGAAGGACGGCGTCGACTTCCTGTTCGGCGTCGTCAGCTCGGCCGGGGCGCTCGCGGTGGCCGAGGTGGCCAAGCAGGAGAAGGTCGTCACGATGATCACCATCGGCTCCACCGACGGCGTGACGAAAGACAAGTGGAACCGGTACACCTTCCGCTCGGGGATGGGGAATTCCCAGGAGGCGAACTCCCTCGCCCTTTACACGGCGAAGAAGCAGCCGAAACTGACGAAGTTCTACAACATCGGCCCGGACTACGAGTACGGCCGCACGATGTGGGCCCTGTTCCAGGCGAAGACGAAGGAACTGAACCCGAAGGCGGAGTTCATCGGGGAGCAGTGGCCCAAGCTCGCCACCCCGGACTACACCTCCTACATCAACGCGATCCTTCAGGCCAAGCCCGACGCCGTCTTCTGCTCCCTGTGGGGCGGGGACCTCGTCGCGTTCTTCAAGCAGGCGAAGCCGTACGGCCTCTTCGACAAGATGAAGTGGGTGATCGCGACGGGCGCGGACGTGGCCCTGGCGCGGGCGATGGGCAAGGAGATGCCGACGGGGATCATCGCCGACCAGCGGTACTACTTCCACTGGCCGAACAGCCCGAAGAACCAGGAGTTCGTGAAGGCGTACCTGGCGAAGAACAACGAGTACCCGAGCGCGTGGGCCGCCCAGGGGTACGACGGCATCTACTTCCTGGCCGAGGCGATCAAAAAGGCCGGGAGCCTGGACAAGGAGAAGGTCATCGCGGCGCTGGAGGGATTGACCATCGACGCCCCGCGCGGGAAGGCGACGCTGCGGAAGGAGGACCACCAGCTGTACGCCGACTACATGGTCGGGGAGATCGGGTGGGACAAGAATTACCCCATCACGATCGTCACGAACACCGAGGTCTTCCCGGCGGACAAGGTGATCTACTCCCTGGCCGAGTGGAAGAAGGCGCAGGAGTCGAACAAGTAG